The Pseudorasbora parva isolate DD20220531a chromosome 16, ASM2467924v1, whole genome shotgun sequence genome includes a region encoding these proteins:
- the tirap gene encoding toll/interleukin-1 receptor domain-containing adapter protein isoform X2, whose product MEESRVSSIMGWFRRRFGNQRNELDQSEPHTCSQKCSSGHSDSTSSCSMCPSSSSSSSKSTSSVKLSASEKPLPSVLFSSFRSARRYDLCVCHAEKDIDLAQDLASFLEESSKGLRCYLQERDCPPGGAVSSELLQAVRDSHCWVLLLTPDFLKDDWCLYQMHQVLSEGPMSQRIIPAIINMPRSELPLELRFVFTVDLNMNKAFGYTQVYMTVINCE is encoded by the coding sequence GCTGGTTTCGTCGGCGCTTTGGAAACCAAAGGAATGAGTTGGACCAAAGCGAACCACACACATGTTCTCAGAAGTGTTCGTCTGGACACTCCGACTCCACATCTAGCTGCTCGATGTgcccctcttcctcctcctcctcctccaaaTCTACCTCCTCAGTGAAGCTGTCGGCCTCAGAAAAGCCTCTGCCCTCGGTGCTCTTCTCATCCTTCCGCTCCGCTCGCAGATATGACCTCTGTGTGTGTCACGCTGAGAAGGACATTGATCTAGCGCAGGATTTGGCCTCTTTCCTCGAAGAGTCCTCTAAAGGTCTGCGCTGTTACCTGCAGGAGCGCGACTGTCCACCAGGAGGCGCCGTGTCCTCTGAGCTCCTGCAGGCCGTGCGGGACAGCCACTGCTGGGTGCTTCTCCTCACTCCAGACTTTCTAAAGGATGATTGGTGCTTGTATCAGATGCACCAGGTCCTGTCTGAGGGTCCCATGTCCCAGAGGATCATCCCTGCCATAATAAACATGCCCAGATCCGAGCTCCCGCTGGAACTCCGCTTTGTCTTTACAGTGGATCTGAATATGAACAAAGCGTTTGGATACACTCAAGTTTACATGACGGTGATTAACTGTGAGTAG